In Mesoplodon densirostris isolate mMesDen1 chromosome 2, mMesDen1 primary haplotype, whole genome shotgun sequence, the DNA window GTAGTTAGGGTTATGTGATAGCAATCACTTTTATAAGGAAAGAGTCCATGGAAATGCAGAACTGCAGTTTGAAGGCTGATTCTACCTTTAACGTTCTGGGTCATTTGGGGCCAAGAACTTCTTTATCTTCCTTGGACATGAGAGGAGGGATGCATATGACTTGTTTTAAAGCCAGTACTTTGTGAAGTGGTAAGATGTCTGTAAAATGCTTCGAGGGCCCGGGAAACAAACCAGtggcaaaataataaataaaaataataacgaCAACATACAATAAAAACAGCATGCATCACAGAATTGAAGGGCAGAGAAATGAGCCACTTGGAAGCACTGATGAGACTTTTCTAGGGGACCCACAGCTTGCCGgagcttcccccaccccatactCTGCTGTGAGCCCTTTCACCTAGCATAAGCCCACAGGACAGGCTGCTGGCACGAGAGATCTAGTTTTCAGTCTCATCTATAACTACGGCCATGTCCCAAATTAAGCCTCTGGAACAGATGCCGAGGGAGACTAGAAGTGAATGTTCAGGATATACTTTCTGGTATATCGTCTACCTTGAGAGAAAAGGATTTAAACCCACAGAATAATACACAGGTTGGTGAACACCTGACAATAAGAACAAAAGATGCACTGACTTATAAAAAGTCTTTTACTATGTATCCCAGGATGGCCAATACAAGCTGGTTAGGTAATTAGCCCTTCAAGAGTTCTTTTACAGTCATATAAAAATGCTTTGCCTTGTTAAAAAAAGATATCTAGTCTACCAAAAACATATCCATTAATGGGCTtggtgttgtttctttttttccattttcaggtTTGCAAGATAATTAAAAATACCTACATATCATCTCTGAGCACACCAGCTGTCCATTAGCTAATCAGTTTTGGCAATACAGTGCACAGAGGTATACCACCACTGGTTTCTGACATTAAGTTAGCTTTAAGCTTATTGGCTATTCGTACAATTGGAGGCAGcttggaacccaggccctggaaAGCATTTGCAGGGTTTACTACCCTTTTGCCTGACACCTTTTCAATGGTGAGAGGTCTGGGCACAGACTTGCTAATCCAAGGGTGTCTTAGTGCTTGAGCTGGGGTCAGGCGGGCAGAGGGGTCCCAGGTAAGACACCTTTTCAAAAAGTCTATGAAGAAGTAATCATCACACCCCTTCAGTGCTGTCCGCCAGTCTTTGCTGCCTGGGGGACCCCGCTTCTTACCCCTCCGTGAACGACCGCCCACAAACACAACCCTCCCATCTGCCTGACTGGTCACAAAACAGTAGCGAGGTAGGCCCCTGGAGTTAATAAAGTACTTGGCACGTTTGGATTGCTCCAGGAGTTTTGGTGGTGGCATCCCTAGAAGCTCCATCATACAGGCCAGCTGGTCTCCTTCATCCTCTCCAGGGAAGAGAGGATGTCCTGTTAAAAGTTCTGCAAGGATGCAGCCAAAACTCCACATGTCAATGGACGTGCTGTAGCGGCTTCCTAAGATGATCTCTGGAGCTCTGTAGAACCGAGACTGGATATAGGTGTAAAGCTTCCGGTACTCAAAACAGCTGGACCCAAAGTCAATGACCTTAGTCGCACTGTGCCCATAGTGTTTCAGGAGAATGTTTTCTGGCTTCAGGTCACAGTGAATGATCTTGTTTCTGTGGAGAGCATCCAAGGATTGCAAGATGGATTGAGCAAACTTGCGAACCAACTGGATACTAAAACCCTGGAACTTGTTTTTTTTCATGAGCTCATAAAGGTCTACGCTCAGTAACTCAAAGGCCATGCAAACATGGTTCCGGAACGTGAAACTTTCCAGCATATGAATAACGTTCATGCTACCGGTTTTATCCCGCTTTTTAAGATGCTCCAAAATCCGGATCTCCTCGGCTGCTTGGCGATGGAAGTGCTTTTCATTGCGTACCATCTTCAGGGCCACGTACTGTCGAAGTTTGTGATCATAGACCCGGGCTACCTGCCCAAAACTGCCCTTGCCAATAATTTTCAGCACCTCGTATCGATAAGCTAGATGGTCTCGAGGCACGTGAATGTAGGCCCCATCTGCATCATCATAACCCCCATTATTGGGACCACCGATAACTCCATGTCTTTTTTTGGCATTTGGACCCACAAAGTAAATTTCTGGATAATTGATGATTTCCAGCTTCTCATAAGCAGTGAGGTGGTGTTTATACTGCTTCAGTGCTTGTTCTGGAGTCAGAGGCAACACTTTGGATGCTTTGGATGAACTGCTGGATTTTACTGTATTCACACGATCTGAACTTTTACCCTGAGAAACTGTAGGAGAGCATTTTTCAGAGTCGTTGATGCCATCTGACTGAAAAGTATCAGATCTTCTGTTGCCAAATTCTTGAAATAGTTGTTCTACCTTCATCTCACCTCCATTCAGGAAGCACTGAGTAGGATCTCTTGTTAAATGCTCAGTGGTGATCTACGGCAAAGAGAAGTGAATCTATGTTAAAGTCACTAAAAACGGTGGAAGAACGAAAGAATCGTCCCCCTGactgaacaaaagaacaaaacatgCCAGTTGTGTAGTTAAAAGGCCCAAAAGTGAGATAAGAAAAGCAGGAGTCTCTAGAAACTCGTGTTATGTTAATCCTTAGGTTCCCTGACTGCTGTGGCCACCCCAGCCCCACTACGTAGGCCTCCCTTTGTTCAAAACAAGACGGTCATTTTACCATACCCGAAACATGCTAGATTCCTTCTAACTGGTATGTCTTCCTACCGAGAATCTTTTCACCCCATCCACTCAAATCCTACGCTCTTTCAAAGCCCAATGCTagtcctccctcttccacttagAACTACTCCAAGCCCATACTAACTACGGCTCCACTCACATCTTAGCTGCAGCTTTTCGAGTCTACCACGTAATCTGGCCCTTGTTATATATATACTGTCCTATATTGTTCACAAACTGTTTCAAGTATCTTCCCAAATCTTAAGGGCATGTACCAGGAGCAAATGAATACATATTAAAGTGTTCTGTAAATGATAAAGGGACAGAGGCAGGATGTGATCCCCAGGTCTTCTGAATCTGGGTCCAGAACATTAACATAACCTGGTACCAGCTTCTCCTAGTGCCTGTACTATTCTCCAGTAGGGCTGAATGTTGACCTTGGCCTGGAATCAACCAAGGCCTCATCATCTACTCCTGGGTCCCCAAATAAATGATCGCATCTTTCTATCTCAGTTCATTGAATCACAAAATTTCTAATCCAGAGAACTCTTGAGATCACCAAGGCCAATTCTTTATGTATCTGGTGAGTAGCAGTGAGAATCTAAGGCCCCAGGGTGCTTCTTGTAAAACTCTCCTAAAGACAGAgagtctcctttctctctccttcccttgctcATAGACACATACACTAGTCTCCCTCAGCAAACGCCTACGTGACAAAGGCATACAACTCTTTTTACTTGATTTGGCATCACCTTTTCCTGCAAGGAACAATAACCCACAAAAGAAAACTCTGCTTATTAAATACCTCTGAAATGAAATAAGATTCTTTGAAACTCGATGGAGGGAAAGACAATGAAAAAGccaaatgctaaaaaaaatactaagaaaaatataagaatgtgctagaaggaaagaagaaaaaaagtgctaaatctgttgtttaaaaaaaaagtctgggatACTTCAAAGAACAACTATTTTTCTTAACAGACCCTGAAGAACTTTACCCCCGATCTGTATGATTGAGAGCCTCTATGATCAGGGATAGATAATTCCAGAGAAGCTCTGAGCTATCTTTATGATCTCTTAAAATATAACGCAAATTATAAGGTAATGATCCAAAGTggccaaccatttaaaaaagagaattttagggcctccctggtggcgcagtggttgggagtccgcctgccgatgcaggggacacgggttcgtgccccggtcccggaggatcccacatgccgcggagcggctgggcccgcgagccatggccgcggggcctgtgtgtccggagcctgtgctccgcaacgggagaggccacagcagtgagaggcccgcgtacagcaaaaaaaaaaaaaaaaaaaaaaaaaaagagaattttaatatAACCTAAGCAAACAACACCTGACCCATCacctatataaataaaaatataaaagatgtgaatataaaaaacaaaaaagggatgaaaaaaaaattaagtgttggCATACTTTAGACAGCCCCTAATTTAGTTATAAAAGCACGACATTAGTTCCTGCCTGCTTCTTTTAGGTCATTTAAtcaatttaaacatttatatagtaCTACAGTTACAAAAATGAGGCACTGCACCATCTTACATATAAGCGAAGCAGCCAGTACAACGGTAGCCATACTTTGGCATTGAGTTTCTAAATAAAGAGGCAAGATACGGACCAGGAGAGATCTCTGATACCAAAATAGAGAACTATCACtagtcaagaaaataaaacaggctgGCAGACAGAACCTAAATACCTTGCTAAGATGTAAATATAAtgcaacattttgtttatcagcAACTAAGTCAAATAACCATTCCTGTTTTTAGggatgggaaaaaaaaggtctcatccatccatctaacatTCACATGAGCACTAATTGTTCACAATTATAAAAGTGCCAAAAAACAGGTTACCTCAAGGCACTACAATCTATTAGGAGATAGGTTTGGCTGAACTAGGGAATTACAATTATTTGGTTTTAGGTAGATTTACATAACAAAACCAAATATTTGCATGCATCTAAACCAGTTTTCCTTAA includes these proteins:
- the DYRK3 gene encoding dual specificity tyrosine-phosphorylation-regulated kinase 3, producing the protein MGGTARGPGRKDAGPPGVGLPPQPRRLDDFVYDSVVIIDETKGSPCSNALCNPPEPPLPRRLNITTEHLTRDPTQCFLNGGEMKVEQLFQEFGNRRSDTFQSDGINDSEKCSPTVSQGKSSDRVNTVKSSSSSKASKVLPLTPEQALKQYKHHLTAYEKLEIINYPEIYFVGPNAKKRHGVIGGPNNGGYDDADGAYIHVPRDHLAYRYEVLKIIGKGSFGQVARVYDHKLRQYVALKMVRNEKHFHRQAAEEIRILEHLKKRDKTGSMNVIHMLESFTFRNHVCMAFELLSVDLYELMKKNKFQGFSIQLVRKFAQSILQSLDALHRNKIIHCDLKPENILLKHYGHSATKVIDFGSSCFEYRKLYTYIQSRFYRAPEIILGSRYSTSIDMWSFGCILAELLTGHPLFPGEDEGDQLACMMELLGMPPPKLLEQSKRAKYFINSRGLPRYCFVTSQADGRVVFVGGRSRRGKKRGPPGSKDWRTALKGCDDYFFIDFLKRCLTWDPSARLTPAQALRHPWISKSVPRPLTIEKVSGKRVVNPANAFQGLGSKLPPIVRIANKLKANLMSETSGGIPLCTVLPKLIS